Within Sebaldella sp. S0638, the genomic segment AGCTCGTCATAATAATACATCTTACAAATCGTCGATAACAGCTTATTTTCAACCATAAAAATCCTTTCCGGTACACTCTGTTATTTTTATAATTAACTATATCTTTTTTATAACTCTTTGTCAATTCTTTTACCTGTTATATTAGAGCTTCTAATGCACATAAGAAAAAAGCAGTCCCTGAAAAACAGAGTCTGCCTTTTTTCTGTAAATTTATTTTTTTATGGAGCGTATATAATCCCTTTTTCTGAAAATCCTTATTCTCTTGTTTTGATTTATGTATTTTCTTTCGAATTTTGTCATTATTACCAGTATGAATATAGCTAAAACCGATGATACCAGTGCTATTTCATAAAAGCCAAGACCTATTATAAGCCCAAGACAAGCACTTACCCAAAGAGTGGCTGCTGTGGTTATTCCGCTTACTTTATCCTGATTTTGTATAATAGTCCCTGCCCCGAGAAATCCCACTCCTGATATTACCTGAGCTATTATTCTCCCTGTGTCTATTTTTATTACTTCTCTCAATGCCGGTTCACTCAAGGCTAACTTTGTCATATCATCAAAGATCATAAGCTGCATAACCGAAACCAGACATGCCCCCATGCACACCATTGTATGAGTTATGAATCCTGCCGGTTTGTTCCGTCTTTCTCTTTCGTATCCTATTATTGCCCCCACAAATACAGCAAGAAATATACGTAATATATAATTGTACATTTTATAACTCCTTTTTTACATATCCATCACTTCATTAATATCTGTCATAATATTTGTTACCTTTGTTCCGTACACTACCTGTATTGCATTTTCTTTGCGTATTACACCCAGTGCCTGCAGATGTTTTTTCCATACCTCATCAGGTACTATTTTTGACGGATCTTTTACTGTGACTCTTAGTCTTGATATACAATTCCCGATTTCTGATATATTTTCTTTTCCTCCGAGTCCGTCAAGAATTCCGAGTGCCAGTTCCTGATCTTTATTTAAAGCTGTTTTTCCGTTTCCTGATTCAGTATTATTGAATATTTTCGGATTTTTCTGTTTGTAATCATCTTTTGAATAAAGCTTTACATCTTCGTCGTCATCTTCACGTCCCGGTGTTTTTATATTAAATTTCAAAATCAGATGTTTAAAGATAAAATAGTAAACTCCGAAATATATCGGTGTAAGATATAATAGCGGCCATATATAATTCTTATGAGGCTGTAGAAATGAGATAAACATATCTTTTACACATGTCCCGTATACAGCTACTCCTGTCATTTCTCCCAGCACCACTGATAATCCCGATAAAGGAACATGAACTAAGAAAAATAATGCCGGTGATACAAATAAGAATGTAAATTCTATAGGCTCTGTTACCCCAAAAAGAATCATTGTTACCACAGCAGGAATCAAAAGTCCTTTTACTTCTTTTTTTCTTTCAGGTTTCGCACACTGATACATAGCCAGAGCTGCTCCCGGAAGTCCGCCCATCTGGTAAAGAATTCTTCCCGCAGAGAAGTTTCTCACAAGAAGTCTTGGTACTGTCGGCGATGCAAGCTGTGCCAGAAATATATTTGTCGTTCCTGCATATGTCTGCCCGTCTATTAGAGCTGTTCCTCCTAGTTCAGTATATCTTATAGGAACTGTGATCAAATGGT encodes:
- a CDS encoding PTS transporter subunit EIIC, whose product is MKIMGKLQSFGKVMMIPIAAITFASFFMGLGGAFTNTDTIKALNLSGVINEQTGVIYFFQIMKAAGEVVFKYLPLFFCLGASFGLAKKEQGFAALSGAMGYLAFHTVISQILKIQGLTADTTAVDFLKEQGMNNINAYRFNSLFTTELGIFTYKMSIFGGLFVGIITSAIHNKFYNLKLPPIMAFFSGTRIVPIITLSIMSVLGAVMAFLWKPIGYSLTDLGFFIRDSGLIGSFVWGALDKALISVGLHHLITVPIRYTELGGTALIDGQTYAGTTNIFLAQLASPTVPRLLVRNFSAGRILYQMGGLPGAALAMYQCAKPERKKEVKGLLIPAVVTMILFGVTEPIEFTFLFVSPALFFLVHVPLSGLSVVLGEMTGVAVYGTCVKDMFISFLQPHKNYIWPLLYLTPIYFGVYYFIFKHLILKFNIKTPGREDDDEDVKLYSKDDYKQKNPKIFNNTESGNGKTALNKDQELALGILDGLGGKENISEIGNCISRLRVTVKDPSKIVPDEVWKKHLQALGVIRKENAIQVVYGTKVTNIMTDINEVMDM
- a CDS encoding MgtC/SapB family protein, yielding MYNYILRIFLAVFVGAIIGYERERRNKPAGFITHTMVCMGACLVSVMQLMIFDDMTKLALSEPALREVIKIDTGRIIAQVISGVGFLGAGTIIQNQDKVSGITTAATLWVSACLGLIIGLGFYEIALVSSVLAIFILVIMTKFERKYINQNKRIRIFRKRDYIRSIKK